The DNA region CAAGTTCAGGAGACCTCATAAGTAGAAGTATATATTATCAACATTATAAgacagaaagagagaaacatattTTGCACCCAACATTCAAGCCTATTTCTCTTCACCTAAATGAAGATAACAGATGCCTCAATGGCCAATTCAAGGTGCATATAGAGTTACTAAAGAAACAGATTCCTACTTGCTATTCTATGTTCTAAATGTCTACCTAGCAATAGAATATTGGAAACTCCTTCTTGTCATAACATCTGAAATAAAAAGTACCCAAACTAATGGAACCAAGTCGTCGTGCATTTATCTTCTTACCAATACTAAGTTTGATCAAGATAGTTCTGTAAGTTTATAACTGAGATAGTTGACTTCTAAACAGAGAGAACTTCCCTAACAATTTCCTTACCAGTTTAGACAGCAAAATGATTAACACGTAAACAACAATGGGAAAAAAGCAAAGCAAGAATCTTTACCTTCTTCCTGCATAAGTTGAAGAGAGGAGTAAGATACCTAGCACACTGCTTAAAAGTGGCTACCATCTTTTTCCCTGTAGCAGTTCTCCTCTCAGTGTTCTCCATGGCATCAAGCTCCTGTTTCCATTCAATCAACAGCTTCTTGTAAAACACAAGGATCTTATCCTCATCGCACAAATCCTCAAAGTTAGCTTTCAAACGCTCCATATCCTTATCAGCATCAACATCACTCGATTCACCACCACTAAGATCATCTTCCCTCGTTTCACCTCTGTCACCTTGGTCTCTACCTCTCTCATCTCTACTCTTCCTCTTCCTACCTCCCATGATACCACTCTTCTGCCTCTTCTTAAGCTCTGCGATGTCACGCAAGAAATCATTCGTCTGCCCTTCGTTCATATCGCTATCAACCTCGAACAATCCTTCCTTCAACACGTAGTTGAGTCGATCGAGCCGCGCTTGATCATCTTCTCCGAAGAGAGTCATCGGCTGCTTAAGGAATCTCAAACGACGAATCACTTCCTGTCTCGGGAGATTTAGGTTTTCGATGTTTCGCTCGTTGGTTAGGGATTTGGAATCGGCGTTAGCAGCAGCAGCGTCTGATAAGGAAGACGCAGACGCAGTAGCGTTAGAATAACCAGGAGCAGATGAAGCACCGGATAGTTTACCATCTCCACCGGCGGCTCTTCGCTGCGCTTTAATCTCGTTCTCGCGTCGTTCTTCCTCTCGAAGCTTCTGGATTTTCTTCTGCTCGATCTCAGATCGTTTGAAGAACTTCTTGCCACCAGATTCCTCATTTAGCTTCTTACgtttcttctcaatctcttccctGAGCAGATCCATCACAAAGGTTTTTCTTAAATCGCCGCCGAGAGGATTTGATTCTATCTAAGATGGTCGCCGACGACGGGAGGTAATGAATTTTGCTCTAATACAGATTTATGTTATATTAGAGAGACAAATTTGTTACTGGGCctgacattttgttttgttgatgggttttaatttttttttttgtgtgaaattgtatatgtaaattaaaacaaaacaaatttgttactgggcctttgttttgtttatgggcttttttttttttttttgagtgaaATTATGtatgtaaataaaaacaaaacaaatttgttactgggctgatatttttttttgtttatgggctttaattttttttttgtgaaattgtgtatggaaataaaaacaaacacaaacacaaatgttttaattatttttttcaaaaaaatcacaTAAGTTTAATTTTCCACAAATACTACAAAcacaataattgtttttaaggatgtagaatttattttgttaggttttgggctgacaattttaaatttaaggtATAATTTTAAGGGGTAGGGTTAGTGTTTATGATTTAATGGTTAGTTTCTAATATTAATCTACACTTTGATATTAATCTTAAAATACCatgctttttaaaaataacataaatacaagaaaatgatttttaaggttgtagaattttatttatttatactagATGATACACAAAACCAAGATAGTACATTAAACTCAGTTGGTACACCAAATCTTGACGATCTTCAGTTTGGGGCTCTTCAAATGTTGGGGACAAAGCTTATATCCAACAAATATGATATGGAGATGTTTTT from Camelina sativa cultivar DH55 chromosome 3, Cs, whole genome shotgun sequence includes:
- the LOC104760388 gene encoding pre-mRNA-splicing factor 18-like, whose amino-acid sequence is MDLLREEIEKKRKKLNEESGGKKFFKRSEIEQKKIQKLREEERRENEIKAQRRAAGGDGKLSGASSAPGYSNATASASSLSDAAAANADSKSLTNERNIENLNLPRQEVIRRLRFLKQPMTLFGEDDQARLDRLNYVLKEGLFEVDSDMNEGQTNDFLRDIAELKKRQKSGIMGGRKRKSRDERGRDQGDRGETREDDLSGGESSDVDADKDMERLKANFEDLCDEDKILVFYKKLLIEWKQELDAMENTERRTATGKKMVATFKQCARYLTPLFNLCRKKGLPGDIRQALMVMVNHCIKRDYLAAMDHYIKLAIGNAPWPIGVTMVGIHERSAREKIFTNSVAHIMNDETTRKYLQSVKRLMTFCQRRYPTMPSKAVEFNSLANGSDLQSLLAEERFFGGDRERVSEERLRLMPSQSES